CGACCCGGGTGAGGGCCGAGTCGAAGATCGACGAAGCCGGATTGCCCGTGATGTCGGAGGACACGAGCGGGAAGTCCGCGTACTCGAGGATGCCGGCGAGCGGCCCATCCGCCGCGGCGCGGTACGCGCTCAGCACGTCGTCGCGCGTCACGTCACGAGTGACGGTCGTGTTGAGCTCGACAATCGAGCCCACCGGCACCGGCACACGGATCGAGTCACCCGACAGCTTGCCGGCCAGGTTCGGCAGCACGAGGCCGATCGCCTTGGCGGCGCCCGTCGTGGTCGGCACGATGTTGACGGCGGCAGCTCGGGCGCGACGGGCGTCGCGGTGCGGACCATCCAGCAGGTTCTGCTCCTGCGTGTAGGCGTGCACCGTCGTCATGAAGCCGTGCTCAATGCCGGCGAGCTCGTCGAGTACCGCGGCCAGCGGCGCGAGCGCGTTGGTCGTGCATGAGGCGTTCGAGACGATCGTGTGCAGGTTCGGGTCGTACGTGTCGCTGTTCACCCCGAACGCCAGCGTGACGTCCGCGCCGTCCGACGGCGCGCTGACCAGCACCTTCTTCGCGCCCGCAGCGAGGTGGGCGCGGGCCGCCTCCGCCGACGTGAAGCGGCCGGTCGCTTCGAG
This portion of the Streptomyces mirabilis genome encodes:
- the gap gene encoding type I glyceraldehyde-3-phosphate dehydrogenase, whose protein sequence is MTRIAINGFGRIGRNVLRALLERDSTLEVVAVNDLTEPAALARLLAYDTTAGRLGRPVTVDGDALVVDGRRIKVLAEREPAQLPWAELGVDIVLEATGRFTSAEAARAHLAAGAKKVLVSAPSDGADVTLAFGVNSDTYDPNLHTIVSNASCTTNALAPLAAVLDELAGIEHGFMTTVHAYTQEQNLLDGPHRDARRARAAAVNIVPTTTGAAKAIGLVLPNLAGKLSGDSIRVPVPVGSIVELNTTVTRDVTRDDVLSAYRAAADGPLAGILEYADFPLVSSDITGNPASSIFDSALTRVDGRHVKVVAWYDNEWGFSNRVIDTLELIATR